The DNA segment GAGGCCAAGCATGAAATGGACACAGTGGACTGATGTGTTTATTACATGTTTTCCTGTACTGGGTCAGGAAATAGGGGCACATTGAATTTGCAGATCAGTAATGTTGTATCGCTCAGTTCACTTTTGATTCCCAAGCTGCTTGACTTACCGTAAAGTACACCCCAACACTACAACACTACTGTAGGTTCACTCTGGGACAAATGGTAAAAGTTTGATATAAAGGTTATTCTGTGCTTAACAGGTAGAGTTGTTCAGAGAGACTGCACAGCATATTCAGGAACTCAGTGCCGTTCGTGTGACCTGGGGACTTTCATGAACCAACCCAACGGCCTATATAACTGTTTCCCCTGCACATCCTGTGACACAGGTACAGTCAGATGGGAAATCCTTagtaaagtttaaataaaaaaaaaataaggctTTCATTTAAAAGTAAATTAGATAATATTTTAcactaatgttttgttttgtttttttaggtcATGGTCTTTTTGTCAAGCAGAAGTGTACAGCAACAACTGACACAGTGTGTGATGTTTTAAATGGATATCACTGCAAAGGTTTTACACACAGTAACAGATGTAGTTTGGCAGAGAAACATTCACAGTGTGCAGCTGGTCAGAGAATAAAAGAACCTGGTAAGAAAAATTAAAGTCTAAGACCATTTAGATGAGCTAATaaattagaattttttttgtgtgtaacaATGAATGTGTTTCTTTCAGGAACCAGCAGAAGTGACACAGTGTGTGAAGACTGTCGGCCAGGCTTCTTTTCCAAGGACGGTGTGAACTGTACAGCTTGGAAAACGTAGGTCATAATTTATAATAAAATCACTCTAAACGTGTTTAATATATTCAGTTATTGATCATCAATGTCTTAATGGAATCTCTGATATACTTGGGACTAGGGCTGTGCCACATCATATCATCTGCAATAGTACCAGTATTATACTATATACTGTGTGTTGCTATAGCAACATTATGTGTTTGTTTCCTAGTGTTTATGACAAGGAGTCAAAACCATGCATGTTTAAATGTTAGAGCAGTGTTTCAATGATGATTTAGTAACTAAAAATGGAGCTACTTCAGCAGcctccagcaaacacaggagAAAATATGCAGGAAAACTGTTtgtaaaaagtggaaaacactCCATTGAGTAGAACAAGGCTATGAAGACACATGAGAAGACAGGAGCAGTTACTAGCTGCACTCGCTAGTTAGGCTCTGTATAACAGGAGGAGCAAACAGTGTGTGGAAATTAGTGATGCAGTTACATGATGGAAAAGCAGGACTTTAAGCAGTTGGTTAAAATCCTGACATGATAAACCGCCCCagatagaaaatattttttatttttatattttttaatatattaataacagttttaaaagttttttatactttatttgaAAATTCCAGAGAAAATACTACCTGGGCTACTTTTGAActtacattttcttttgttagATTCACACTTCAATTTAAGTAGTCTGACACTGATGACGGTAGCTCTCTGGAAAAGGATGTCAGTACTTACAGTTATAAATGCTGCTGCCTGCAACCATTTTAAAACtcaatgcttttttttctatatCTTCATATCTCAGTCATATATTACCCACCTCTACATGGGACTTTGGGATTTGCCCCCCTTTAGTAACCTGAGGCCAGTGATTCAGctgattaaacagaaaattagccaacttttgattttaatgttgtaattgtagaataaatactttgaatttgttgaaaataaagTTTGAATAGTTTAAAATACAGTCATATATTATCAGAGATTCATTAATAGTAACACTGTGGTGTCTCAGTTACTGTGTATAGAAGATAAACATGATTACCTCTGGAAAGGAGGTCATGTTTTTAacagggtgtgtgtgcatgtgtgccgttctgtctgtaaacatgaTAGCTTGAAAGGTTTTGAATGAGTTCTGATAAAACCTCGTTGGAGTGTAGAACTGACAAAAATCCTCATAACTTAGAGCAGTGTTTCCCACCCACTGTGCCGCGGCACATAAGTGTGCCatgagaaatgatcaggtgtgctgtggaagattatctggttccacctgattagtactctaacggtgtgttcacaccgaacgcgatagaggcggccagagcatcaggtttacatgta comes from the Oreochromis aureus strain Israel breed Guangdong linkage group 18, ZZ_aureus, whole genome shotgun sequence genome and includes:
- the LOC116319406 gene encoding tumor necrosis factor receptor superfamily member 14-like isoform X1, which translates into the protein MVSALLIFGYAAVFIVPVLSCRPKEYKTNDGQCCPTCNEGTKKRDDCNETLCSRVVQRDCTAYSGTQCRSCDLGTFMNQPNGLYNCFPCTSCDTGHGLFVKQKCTATTDTVCDVLNGYHCKGFTHSNRCSLAEKHSQCAAGQRIKEPGTSRSDTVCEDCRPGFFSKDGVNCTAWKTCSNRQIKVKGSSTSDVVCGRTSSQHYFVFLPFLLCSVAFTSLVTG
- the LOC116319406 gene encoding tumor necrosis factor receptor superfamily member 14-like isoform X3, which gives rise to MVSALLIFGYAAVFIVPVLSCRPKEYKTNDGQCCPTCNEGTKKRDDCNETLCSRVVQRDCTAYSGTQCRSCDLGTFMNQPNGLYNCFPCTSCDTGHGLFVKQKCTATTDTVCDVLNGYHCKGFTHSNRCSLAEKHSQCAAGQRIKEPGTSRSDTVCEDCRPGFFSKDGVNCTAWKTGHLQEKVEEPQGHI
- the LOC116319406 gene encoding tumor necrosis factor receptor superfamily member 14-like isoform X2, coding for MVSALLIFGYAAVFIVPVLSCRPKEYKTNDGQCCPTCNEGRVVQRDCTAYSGTQCRSCDLGTFMNQPNGLYNCFPCTSCDTGHGLFVKQKCTATTDTVCDVLNGYHCKGFTHSNRCSLAEKHSQCAAGQRIKEPGTSRSDTVCEDCRPGFFSKDGVNCTAWKTCSNRQIKVKGSSTSDVVCGRTSSQHYFVFLPFLLCSVAFTSLVTG